A DNA window from Dehalococcoidia bacterium contains the following coding sequences:
- a CDS encoding helix-turn-helix transcriptional regulator, whose protein sequence is MDIKSIREKLNLTQEQMAHKLGVSWATVARWERGKGEPSPLAQKAIDDLLKETEEKPSD, encoded by the coding sequence ATGGATATTAAGAGTATTAGGGAAAAGCTCAATCTTACCCAAGAGCAGATGGCGCATAAGCTTGGTGTCTCTTGGGCCACGGTTGCCCGCTGGGAAAGAGGGAAAGGGGAGCCTTCTCCTCTCGCCCAGAAAGCGATAGACGATTTACTAAAGGAGACTGAGGAGAAACCAAGTGACTAG
- the dctP gene encoding TRAP transporter substrate-binding protein DctP: MKKKIFLIPLALLLIASLVACAAPAPTPAPAPTPAPAPAPAPAPAPAPAPAPTPAPAPVPAPAPAPAAPAEVITWIGQSSRPTGIPEYESFARLCARITEASGGRLVWKANPAGSICPATEEWKGVHTGVLDFGSGGGSYSNAEIRFGTMISQRCGGIPPLPHYIWMETIGSDLINEWYVKMGFDMLDMRGGGFHGTSEVFGHFGKELKVPEDLKGLKMRCSGDGGAILARMGVGSVFMPLGEIFEAMQRGVIDAFECSSPASNWAYGLNEVGEYVYLSPLRAPTEFSQLLVKPSKWEQLPDDLKLIVEDCARAEALRYHCELIVADQEALQKFADYGNIVQKLPAVIEDAFVEEANIYMAEQAAKYPEAKSVLESMVAFAKVYDDLWGLPDWAK, translated from the coding sequence ATGAAAAAGAAAATATTTTTAATCCCGCTGGCGTTGTTGTTAATCGCGAGCTTGGTTGCTTGTGCGGCGCCAGCTCCGACTCCCGCTCCTGCTCCGACTCCCGCTCCTGCACCCGCACCAGCGCCGGCTCCTGCTCCAGCTCCAGCCCCAGCTCCTACACCGGCGCCCGCCCCAGTGCCAGCCCCGGCTCCAGCGCCAGCAGCGCCTGCGGAGGTAATTACTTGGATCGGACAGTCATCTCGGCCCACTGGCATACCCGAGTATGAATCGTTTGCTAGGCTGTGTGCCCGTATTACTGAAGCCAGCGGGGGACGCCTAGTATGGAAAGCCAATCCTGCCGGTTCTATTTGCCCAGCGACCGAGGAGTGGAAGGGAGTCCATACCGGCGTTCTCGACTTTGGTTCTGGCGGTGGCTCCTATTCGAACGCCGAGATTCGCTTTGGTACCATGATATCGCAAAGGTGTGGTGGCATACCCCCTCTGCCTCATTACATCTGGATGGAGACTATAGGTTCCGACCTGATAAATGAGTGGTACGTGAAAATGGGCTTTGATATGCTCGATATGAGGGGTGGCGGTTTCCACGGTACGTCCGAGGTATTCGGCCACTTTGGCAAGGAGCTGAAAGTCCCTGAGGACCTCAAGGGGCTGAAAATGCGATGCTCCGGCGACGGCGGCGCGATTCTGGCACGAATGGGCGTTGGCTCGGTCTTCATGCCTTTGGGTGAGATCTTTGAAGCCATGCAGCGCGGCGTCATTGACGCCTTCGAATGCAGTTCCCCAGCTAGTAACTGGGCATATGGCTTGAATGAAGTGGGCGAGTATGTCTACCTCTCTCCCCTTCGCGCTCCTACCGAGTTTTCTCAGCTTTTGGTCAAGCCGAGCAAGTGGGAACAGTTACCAGATGACCTCAAGTTGATCGTTGAGGACTGCGCGCGAGCAGAGGCACTTAGGTACCACTGTGAGCTCATAGTTGCCGATCAGGAAGCACTTCAGAAGTTCGCGGACTACGGCAACATCGTGCAGAAGCTGCCGGCTGTAATAGAAGATGCTTTCGTCGAAGAAGCTAATATTTACATGGCTGAGCAAGCTGCCAAGTATCCTGAAGCCAAGTCAGTACTGGAGTCCATGGTCGCCTTTGCTAAGGTGTACGATGACCTGTGGGGGCTTCCCGATTGGGCCAAATAG
- a CDS encoding TRAP transporter small permease subunit, translating to MRKIIKAIDTTNEWTGRSVRWLVIFLIVVICSEVFMRYVLNMPTIQGPVIASFTGAALYSLSWGYIHLYRRHIRVDVLYARFPTRGKAIIDVVCAVLFLIPLIGLMCYAGWWWTWYAWSTTERSGMTFWYPITGPIRTIVFIGFILFALQGLAQFYRDIYLLVRSKPYD from the coding sequence ATGAGAAAAATAATAAAGGCGATTGATACTACCAATGAATGGACGGGAAGGTCGGTGCGCTGGCTTGTCATCTTCCTTATAGTGGTTATTTGCTCCGAAGTGTTCATGAGGTATGTCTTAAACATGCCCACGATTCAAGGGCCGGTGATCGCCAGCTTCACTGGAGCCGCTCTATATTCCCTTTCCTGGGGGTATATCCACCTCTACCGCCGGCACATTAGAGTGGATGTTTTGTATGCACGATTTCCAACAAGGGGGAAAGCCATCATTGACGTGGTTTGTGCCGTCCTGTTTCTCATCCCACTGATCGGTTTGATGTGCTATGCCGGCTGGTGGTGGACCTGGTACGCCTGGTCAACCACCGAGAGGTCGGGCATGACCTTCTGGTACCCGATAACCGGACCGATAAGAACTATAGTATTTATCGGGTTCATTTTATTCGCACTTCAGGGCCTTGCCCAATTCTATCGTGACATATACTTGCTGGTGAGGAGTAAGCCCTATGATTGA